The genomic region TAGGGTTAGtaatataaaacaaaataaacCTTACATGTATATAATGTTTACGTTCAATGAGATCAAAAACCAAATACCTAAACAAGGGAAGACTAACTAAAGCCTGCCTATCTCTGGGCGacctaaaaataaaatttcaatttcaaataaaaataaaaatataccAGAAAGAATTAAAGGAAAACGAGTTCCCAAGTTGACAGAAACAACGTACTAGCCAAGAATAACACGGATAATCATCAACTGATATATATTTGCGATATAACCTAATTACACATTAGAAGTGAATAAATACCTTAAAATAGAGCGAGGATTGGAATAATGAgatgttaatttttcaaaaaatgTCTTACGAATATCTTCAGGGGGAGTTTGATCAAAAACTTTTAAACGGCGAAGACTTTTCGGCTCAAAAGATTCCAGATACTCACGAGTTGGAATCTGACCACTGCTCACATGAGATTGTAAAGATCTCAAATGAGGCCTCAAACTAATCATTTTCTATTCCaaacattttttaatgtgTTAGTGTACAAatgattaaaaatgatttgCTTGAAGTGGGAATTACAATGTTCACTAATTCCCCaatgtatatttattttcattaaatttgtaatttaaattatgatttaaaatatttttgtaGATATAATCCCATTTTTAAAGggatataaaatatatttgtaaaaatgGCAGATATCGGTTTCGGGATTCCATTACAATcgaatttaaataaattcaacCACGATTTAGAGGACGTTAGCAAAAAATGTGTTTGGTTCTCACAAGATGATCTAGTTCCAACGAATTTGGAGGCGATAAAAGAAATTTTAAGACTTGAAAAAACACCCCTGAGATATTGGCTCCTGCTTGCCTTTTCATATAAGTCACTAGGCCACTCAGAATCTTCAGATTCTCTGTTAAAAGATTCAGAAACACTGTTTGCTAATGAACAGGGTTAGTTcgttttattttattaatattttacccaacttgatttatatttataaaaatgaaattatttaggAGGACCACTTTACTCCTCATTAGCATATCATAATCTAACACAAGCATAccaatttaaaaatgaagaagataGACACACTAAGTATATGGACTGGACGAACCACTACGCGAGAAAGACCGAAGGTAAGGAGAATAacaaaatcaattaatacaTAGGGGCCTCAATGTACCATTTCTACCTCTTAAAAGGACACCAACAACTGCTTAACTTTACAAGAGAGAAGAATTTTGAGTATCTGTCATCGGCAAGGACAATGTTCCAACATGCAATTAACCTAAATAACACAAAAATAATCCCAGTGATTCTGTTTGGAAACATTATGGCAATGTGCTCTAATTACCAAATGGCATCAGTGTACTATTTGAAAGCATTACTTATGACTACATATTATCTGTCCATGGtggataattattttaaaattgcGGATGAAAGTAATGAGATCATGTTTGAGCTATCACTAGCACGCTCACAACTTATTTGGCTAAAATCGCTCCTGCTGTTCGCAATTGCCTCCTGCCAGTTTTCTCTGGGGGATATTGAGTCGGCTAACACGCTGGTTGAAAAGTCAATATCCGTGATGCCAATGTCAATTTCATATCGACTCTTGTCCTCAATAAATTCATACAAGCTGACCCACTATAAAGATGATTTTGACGAAAATGACCCTGACACCCAACGTCTATTTCAAGAGTACACAAAGACGTGCCTTTTGTGCtataatttggataaagCAAACCCACTAAACCAGCTTCAAATCTGTGAATTCCTGTTCCATAAAGGAGAAGTGGAAGAATGCGCAAAAAAACTACAAGATCTCCAAAAGCTCAACCTTCCATATAACCTTAGATCTGAACTTGAGTACCAACTTGGAAGAATTGAACATTTTAAGGAAAACTATACAGAAGCATTGAGTCATTATATAAATGCAATTTCACTTAAAAGTGATTTCATGGTTGCTAGATTACAGCTTATTAAGGTAGCAGCAGGGTCCTCAGATCTAGGACTGGCAAGAGAACATTGTGATTTCCTCCTTCAGTGTTTACACAAGGTACCAATAGTACTCAAAGTGTCAGCATATGTTTACCTGTGTTCAGCAAGAGAAGCACTGGAAACTAATAGGTGGGAAATGCTAAAACTAGAATCTGTAAATAAATCGCAAAACCAACTTGACATATCATGTATGTTTCACACAGTACAACAAGGTATGGGAAGACTGATAGACGAAAGACTTCTAAAGGCAGTTTCACTGTTGGATGACCTCATGACCATGGAAAACACAAATGAAAATGACGAGGAACCGTTTGAAACTCTAAGAATGGGGAATAAAGATAAAACTGACTTTTCTGATCCACTAGCCTTGGAATACTACATCAGGTGTCTAGAAATGTTGGTGTCAAGAGGAAGAGAATACTTCTGCCCAACTCTTAAGTGTTACTATtctgaatattttaaattgtaCAGAAACGAAAGCCCACAGTTTAACAACAATTTTGGAGTCATTTTAATGTATACGAGAGACTATGCCAAAGCCTGTAAAATACTCCAGGAtcttaatgaaaaattattagttggATCCAATCAGACGACTGAGTTAAATAACACTAATGCAATCTCAAGTAATTCGTCAAATGAGGAACTTGCTAAGATGACGATGGCCTTGACCGTAAGATTCAACTATGCGCTGGCGTTGGAATTTACAGGTCAATTTTCAAAAGCAAACAAGATATATTCAGCACTGACAAGGGAGTACCCAAGATATACGCCACCTTGGCTCAGAAAGAGTATCATGGCATTCAAAAAGgtaatttacaattatttatttaaatatatttagtgTGACTACGAGAATAGTGTTCGGTACCTGGATCAGGTGAAGAGAGTACACCCGCTGAGCTGTGAACCTTATTTGCTTCGAGCATATCACTTGGGAAGGTTAAAGTCCTTTGATGAGGCAATTCATGAGATCAGGAAAATGTTCAGAGCAATACCAGTTTCAACATATGACCCATATGCCAATACACTTCTGGCATCACTTCTTATAAGGAAAAGCTATAAGCTGCCACAAACGGCAGGAACCCAACAAATATTCCCAAAGGAAGCAATGCAGTATGCGAAAATTGCAATAAAGAGACCTTCAGTGTGTAATTTCTATGCAGCAAATTGTATTGCAGTGCTTTTAGCATTAAACAAGAACCTAAAAGCGTCTTACGAGAGTTTCCTACTTCTCCTAGAGTCACTCTCAGTGACAAGCCATATGAAGTTGTTGGTGAACAAGAACATGGGTTTAGTTTCAGCAGCAATCACACTAGCCTTCATGACCACAGACAAGAAGTTTGATCGCAACAAgctaaataaattgaaggTAGCCAAGACACAACAATACTTCCAAACTGCAATTTCCAACGGGAAGATGGACAAAAATCTGTATATTTGCTATATCAGGTTCCTGTTCGATGTCCAAAAATACGAGGAGTGCATATCAATGCTTGAAACAGCAAAACTAATATTCCAAGATGATGTTTTCGCATATAACCAGGTCATAGTAACAGACTCGATGATCTGTACTTATTTACGCGATGCAGAAAAAACTAATTCTGTGGTTGAAATGAATAACATGTTGTCAGGGTGTCGATTCATTACATCCACCGGAGACTATTTTTTAGCAATGAACCAGAGAGGCCATGGGTTCATGACACCCGAGATGTGCAACAAACTTAAGCAGATCCTATCCAGAATAAAAACGAAGGTTATGCCTCACATCACAAGCACGCTTCCACATCTGGAGAAGGAATGCGAAAACAAACAAAAGGCAAGAGAAAAGAGATTACAACTGCAGCTATCGATCCAGCAGGCTCAGGAGGCTAAGAAACGGCAGATGGAGGAGGAGAGGATGAAGGCTGCAGAAGCCGACGAGGCTTTGTCTCAACAACTTCTAAAGGAGGCTTCTGAGATCGCCTCTGAAATTTTAACTGGAAAGGCTCCCCAGCCATGAGTGATTTTTAATCTATTTTAATTCCTCCATGATTACACTATTTATGATATATCCATGTATCAATATTCATGTTATATAGtacattaaaaaaattaagaaGACCTAGAGTTATTCTCACGCTTTGCGATCATTACCCCCAACTTGATTGTGTTGTTTTCAACAACGTCCTCAAGTGGGCAGAAAGATTTCGAACACTGAAAGGTCTAATGAAGTAATAAAGATACCTGGATGTATTCAGGGGATCTATAGAAAAAAGGTCCTTTGACTATTTTCCCAgcaaataaacaaattgGAGAGTCCAAAGTGGACCAGTGCTCCTGTTGGACCAGGCTCATGGCTATGTGcctaaaataaattaatttgaaaatgacaAACCCTTTTTTGGACCCTTTATGACCATCTAGCCACAGTCTAAGGACAAACCCCTTTATTCCAGCTAAACTAAATCTGCTAGTTGTGAGCGGTAGTGTGTGAGAATCTCTATATCGGTATTGTAGTTTctgataaaaatgttttttaaacaaaGAAATACCTCTTTAACACCACGAACCGTCCATTCTACTCGAAATTTGCCCTCAAAGAAGTCATCGACATGACACAACTCTCCGATTGAGTAAAGATGCtttttcttatttattatcttaCCTTCAGAGTTTATATAGGTCCTGCCAATCTCTTGTGGGTCATTCAGGCCATATAAAATCCTAGTCACTGCATCATCAATGTTTTCTGGATCATTATCAAACAAATTAAGTCCTGAAACTAGTTTTTTTTGTTCAGAAGGCAGTGTACACTTTTGAAATTCGATTACATTACAAATTTGAGATAAATCTTTTGTGCGATTTAAGAAAAGAAGATTAAAATTTCgatctttaaatttatttgaatGGCCGaagatattatttaaatgaagGCATTTACAAAAAAACAAGTTTACTAGGAAAAATGCTAAAGGTGAGTAATATGAATAGATAATATACATGTGTAGGAAAATCCTAGAGATTACtcatttcattttaaatattatacctaaatctgaaataatatttatgataTGATGAGGAATCAGTGGAGTATAAATACGGTATATAAATGGTGCcattgtataataaaaccTGTTTAAAAGGTATTCATCAATGGATTCTAATCATAATTGTAAGGATAATGAagatataactaaattcAGATTTGATTCCTACAATCACTTGTTTTCAGGATAAATTTTGTACACACCCATCGCCCGTagtatacaaatatttaggGGACAATAATTACTCTTCCACAGGTAGTTATgtaatttctaatttattaaaaccAGAATATCTTCGatttctttaaataatatgagGTTTTAAAGGAAAATGTTATGATTATACCATTTGATTTTGTATCACACGAATCAACacattaattgatttttttcttgtaaaattacaatataaatataagattatttatttatagtatttaAAGCCGTTTCAGAAATTTGGTTTATGTTTTCctatatttttatacaaagGGTCATTGATAATTCAACCTCATAAAAAAGACATTAAATTGGCGTTTAActcataattattattttatgatatctattttatatataggTTAAAACAattgtaaataatgataatgtAAAGCATTTCTGACCCGTAACATATACTCAACCCTAATATGGCTATTTACTACATTATTCAGGTTAACTTTTTTAAAGTTGGCTCCTGTAA from Theileria annulata chromosome 1, complete sequence, *** SEQUENCING IN PROGRESS *** harbors:
- a CDS encoding uncharacterized protein (Contains putative signal peptide;~1 probable transmembrane helix predicted for TA19870 by TMHMM2.0 at aa 7-29): MYIIYSYYSPLAFFLVNLFFCKCLHLNNIFGHSNKFKDRNFNLLFLNRTKDLSQICNVIEFQKCTLPSEQKKLVSGLNLFDNDPENIDDAVTRILYGLNDPQEIGRTYINSEGKIINKKKHLYSIGELCHVDDFFEGKFRVEWTVRGVKEKLQYRYRDSHTLPLTTSRFSLAGIKGFVLRLWLDGHKGSKKGFVIFKLIYFRHIAMSLVQQEHWSTLDSPICLFAGKIVKGPFFYRSPEYIQTFQCSKSFCPLEDVVENNTIKLGVMIAKRENNSRSS